The proteins below are encoded in one region of Lytechinus pictus isolate F3 Inbred chromosome 11, Lp3.0, whole genome shotgun sequence:
- the LOC129270887 gene encoding HMG box-containing protein 4-like, giving the protein MASKSKKRKRSLSPEPGPPPIQKLKIKPMPKIPPEKSSSGKKSAKKRKQDVSPIPTTSVSPTGDWGEDGGLKMKFILSPKKTKVDASPRSDTTDERLSPKGTAKGKKKGKQIKAKLFFEDQVLTLDGETVTHQNMITPGKKRKQTTKQTVEDTKSSKKKKKEVDKSKVKEEPMMPPFTKVPKSAERSKIKSIKVESDSGYSDTPPVSAKSKKLKAKLQTLEEQPVPSPQASDVSRDSLPKKKKKEKDKKKKKMFKFKGDRNRFLNVRGSSDDEGDDSFSRSVQDEDSLGGTYDLEDEYDGSIKKTKSKEMDRMMMPQMPVPDYSLEKQAAESFSSSIKSKSKKDYRNEGELQSSRAEDLISQLTAFGSDMETIYPSYMTAPDEDKELEDGGWIKKKKKKKKLLKEKKKKKKKPNLFERDEHGNVKYVMRKTKLSGYMLWCRSYRSTFVSQNPGLDFSTISRRMGALWQTLDEEEKKVWRKREITVNTRVPVKRLTKGKGGTTTHQDVPPFRLKTPDKSRAKIKKVAGAKKKKMVSKKKVNTPVRITPPKWSPIDCAAHLRLLGQSLSDVGGKLQVHRDDIEVHGSVSVLLDSMLCALGPLMCLTEQVPELNAINKKTKAGVLENIAYIMPGL; this is encoded by the exons ATGGCCAGCAAGAGTAAGAAACGGAAGAGGTCTTTATCCCCTGAACCAGGTCCTCCTCCTATCCAAAAGTTGAAGATTAAACCTATGCCAAAAATTCCTCCAGAAAAGTCCTCCAGCGGAAAGAAATCTGCAAAAAAGCGCAAACAAGATGTCTCACCGATACCTACCACAAGTGTGTCACCAACCGGAGATTGGGGCGAAGATGGAGGACTAAAGATGAAGTTTATTTTATCACCCAAGAAGACAAAAGTTGACGCATCGCCAAGGAGCGATACAACAGATGAGAGGCTCTCTCCTAAAGGGACTGCCAAGGGGAAGAAAAAGGGCAAGCAGATCAAAGCAAAGTTGTTTTTTGAGGATCAGGTGCTTACGCTTGATGGCGAAACAGTGACTCACCAAAATATGATAACACCTGGCAAGAAACGAAAGCAAACTACAAAACAGACTGTAGAAGACACAAAGTcgagtaaaaagaaaaagaaggaggttGACAAGTCCAAAGTCAAAGAAGAGCCTATGATGCCACCTTTTACAAAGGTGCCAAAGAGTGCTGAACGGTCCAAGATTAAATCCATCAAAGTAGAATCTGATAGTGGCTACAGCGATACCCCTCCAGTCTCGGCAAAGTCTAAAAAGCTGAAAGCAAAGCTGCAGACATTAGAGGAACAACCCGTTCCCAGTCCACAAGCTTCGGACGTGTCGAGGGATTCACTTcccaagaagaagaaaaaggaaaaggacaagaagaagaagaagatgttCAAGTTCAAAGGAGATCGTAATCGGTTTCTGAATGTCAGGGGTTCCTCTGATGATGAAGGCGATGATAGTTTCTCAAGGTCAGTCCAGGATGAAGACAGCTTAGGAGGCACGTATGATCTTGAGGATGAATACGATGGCAGCATCAAGAAGACAAAGTCCAAGGAGATGGACAGGATGATGATGCCTCAAATGCCGGTGCCAGATTACAGCTTGGAGAAGCAGGCTGCGGAGAGCTTTTCATCAAGCATCAAATCCAAGTCTAAGAAAGATTATAGGAATGAGGGTGAGCTTCAGTCGTCCCGCGCCGAAGACCTCATCTCCCAGCTTACAGCGTTTGGTTCTGATATGGAGACGATCTATCCAAGTTACATGACGGCTCCGGATGAGGATAAGGAGCTAGAGGATGGAGGTTGGatcaagaagaaaaagaagaagaagaaactgctcaaggagaagaagaaaaagaagaagaaaccaAATCTTTTTGAGAGGGATGAACATGGGAATGTGAAG TATGTTATGCGGAAAACCAAACTATCTGGATACATGTTATGGTGCAGAAGCTACAGATCAACATTTGTTTCACAGAACCCCGGACTCG ATTTTTCCACCATTAGCCGTCGCATGGGGGCTCTCTGGCAAACGCTGGacgaagaggaaaagaaagttTGGCGCAAGAGAGAGATCACTGTTAACACAAGGGTCCCAGTGAAGCGGCTCACCAAGGGCAAGGGCGGGACGACGACGCATCAGGATGTTCCGCCCTTCCGCCTCAAAACACCGGACAAGTCCAGGGCCAAGATTAAGAAGGTTGCCGGTgccaagaagaagaagatggtgTCTAAGAAGAAGGTCAACACTCCGGTGAGGATTACCCCGCCCAAGTGGAGTCCCATTGATTGTGCAGCACACCTGAGGCTGCTCGGGCAGTCACTGAGTGATGTAGGAGGCAAGCTGCAGGTTCACAGG GATGATATTGAGGTTCATGGCAGTGTGTCCGTTCTACTCGACTCCATGCTGTGTGCATTAGGCCCTCTAATGTGTCTTACGGAACAGGTTCCGGAGCTGAATGCCATCAATAAGAAAACAAAG GCTGGTGTACTCGAGAACATAGCATACATCATGCCCGGACTGTGA